The genomic DNA CTGAAATTCTGTGCAATGTTCCCCTCGTCTCAAAACCCCCCTCAATAAATATCAAAAATCTTCCAAACCAAGTATCATGATACCTCAAAGCAAAACCTGTGATTATCAAAAGCGTTACACTTACCATCAAAAGGAAATGTTGAATTCTCCACGATAAAGAAAAACGCAAAACTTTCTTTTCAGAGGGCATTTTCAACCTCAAATTTTATTCATAATATTCAAAACTTGACCTTATGCCATTAAGAATTGAAACTTCTGCTTCAAGCTCCTTTAGTTTCTCCTCAAGCAATCTCCTATGTTCTTTTTCCATCTCGGCAAGCTCAAGCAAAAACTTTTGAATACTTGGTTCGCAAGCCTTTAATGAAGCGGAATAGTAATAATCAAATGAATCCTTCTCTCTTTCAATTGCTACTTTCAAGATTTCAATCATTATGTTCTTAATTTCCTTCTCTTCGCAGTTCATACAAATTCTCCTTTTTTAATTTCCTGAAGTTTTATTTTCTCAAGCTCAAGTGGATGTTCCTTTTCCATTTCCTCTTCAGTTAAATATCCGGTTATCCAAGCGAAGTTCATCGGATAAACATCTGGATTGAAGATAACATAATAAATGTGCCAGACGATGATAGCAAGGAATGCAAGCCACGCTTCAAAATAGTGAATTGTGTTGCAAACATCAACAAATGTTTTTGAGAGCCACCCCATAAAATGATTCTCAAACCATAAAACAACACCTGTCACAGTCATCACAACAGTTCCCCAAATCAAAGCCCAGTATTCACTCTTCTCAATATAATTAAACCTCCCAAACTTCGGTTTTTCTTTTGAAAGCCCAAGGTTATATTTCAAAACCTGAACCATATCCCTTAAATCTTGCATTCTAAACATTATGTCTCGTATAAACTCACGTCCACGCCTCGTAAATATAATGTAATACAAATGATAAATTGAATCAATGACAAGCACAATCGCTGCAATCCTGTGAATCAACCCTCTATATTTGAACACCGCCTCACCGCCGATATTTCTAATTGCTGCAACCCACCACGCATCGGGAAAAGCAAGCATAAAACCAGTTATAACAAGTGTAAAGAAACTCACAACGAGTGCTAAATGCTGTATCCTTTCTTCAAGCGTCATTCTCAAATAAAGATTTGTCTTTCTTGGAAGTTCGTTCGCAGGATGCGACATCTTTGCATGTCTTTGTTTATACTTATCAATTGTTTTTCTTATCCAGTCAAGAAGATTATGAACGAACATTGAACCGACGATTGAGACAATTAAAACAATGTAAATCGTTGAAACCCAGTAAATAATTTTATCATCCGAGCTTGCAACTGTCACATGAATTTTGCCCTTGGTGAAATTTTCATTCGCTCCAGGATGGCATTGACCACATGTTTTAACAAGATTTACTTTGTTAATTCTTGATCTTGGATCAGAAGAAGGCAAAATATCATGAACCCCATGACAACTGGCGCAATTCGCAGCCTCAACATTTCCTAATCTAACATTTAAACCATGATAGCTATCCGTAAATGTTTTAAATTTATCGGCGGGTATACCGTATTTTTCAGCAAGTTTAACAGAGGCATGACATTTTGAGCAGAGCTGTAAAGCAACATTTTTTGGAGCTACGGGCGACCGTGGATCGGTTGGTTCAAGGATCAAATGTTCACCATGACAATCCGTGCACGCAGGTGAATCAAAATTACCCTTTGCAAGAGCAAGACCATGGATGCTTTCTCTGAATTCATCGGATATTTTTGTATGACATCTACCACAGGTTGAGGTTATGTTAAGTTTATAAACCTTTGAATTTGGATTGCTTGCTTTCATCATTTCATGCGCACCGTGACAATCACTGCAAACCGCTACATCCTGATTACCCGCCTTGAACAATCTCCCGTGAACGCTATTTTCATAAGAAGCAATAAAAGATGAAACATGCGTCATCCTGCTCCTAACATCAGGATTATCAAGATGACATTTCAAACATACTTCAATCTCATTCGCCCTGCTTATCTTTGATTTACCGCTCGTAACCTTCATTATATCATGTTCCCCGTGACAATCTACGCACGAAGGAGCAGCCTCAAACCCGCTGACAAAAGCCTTTCCATGTTCAGACTCAAAATAATCCTTCGCTATTCCCTCATGACACTTTTCACATGTCTTCCCTACGTTTGCCCTTGCAACAGTTGAATTCGGATCTCTTGCGTTCAAAACTTTATGTCCCGTATGACAATCAGAACAATTTATATACTGCGCATGTATGCTTTCCTTATACTTTAAAACAAACTCCTGATACTTATGAACAATCTTCTTATCGCTATGACATTTAATACAAACATCAGACGACGCAAATTTAATTGAATGATACCCATGACATGAGATACAATCAGCTCCATTTTTAAAACTAAAATGAGCACTTATCTTATAATCTTCAAATTCCTTCTTATGGCACGAAGAACATTGTTTCGTAAAATCAGCCCTTGATACTTTAACTATTTTGTGAGCATTCCCGTGGCACGAAATACAGTTAATTTTTCCAAAGTGCTTGCTTGATTTGAAACTTGAAACCTCATCTAAATGACAATTTGAACAATTAACTGGCTCAATTTTCTCCTTATGCGGGATCTCCTCTGGATTAAACTGCTCATGACAATCAACACAGTTTAGCGACCCATGGAGAGATTTGTTAAATTCATTTGAATTAATATAAAGAGAAATCACTCTGCCTCCTTTCTCCATAATCAATGTCTTGTCCTCGTGACAAGCAAAACAATCAGCATTGGTTTGCGCAGATAGCTTAAGTATGAAAATCACACTTAAGATTGAAAATATTGAAAGTTTTCTAATCATATGTGCTTTTGAATTTATTTGAAAGGGGGATATAGTTCATAAATCAGATTCAGGTCGACAAGCTTTTGAACTCACTTATTAAATTTTTCAACTCCGATATCCTGAAAAGTTTCTCCCCACACTTTATAACCCTCTCATCTTCAATCTCAAGATTTTCGCTCAACGCATAGAACGGAGCGATATAAATTATCTTCGCTTTCGGCATCAACTCATTCATAATCATCTTAACATCAAATTGATTCTGCTTATAGATATTCTCATCAATTATCACAATGTCAAATTTATCTTGAGCCATTTTCTCCATCATTTCCCGCCCAGACACAGCACTTGAAACCTCAAAACCTTCACGGATAAGGAATTTGACGAGCAAGTTTCGCATTGATTCATCAGCGTCAACAACAAGAACTTTCTTCATCCCTTAACTCTTTCATTTGATTTATTTTCTAAAAAATTTCATCAATCACCGTGCCAGAAATTCCACCTAAAACAATTGATTTTTAATAATAAAAAAATCCGATTTCATATTTACAATGTGGCAAAATTGCCCTTTAAGGGGAATCAATTGCAAAAAAATGACAAAACTTCGGGGAGACGGAATAAGCAACTAAATTGATTTTGCTTAAAACTCAAATAAATGTTAAATTTTTTCAGAGACCAAAAAACAAAATCAGATTCCGATGCGCAAAGCTTGGGCTCTGCTCCCAATGTTAATTCTTATCTTTTCCCTTTCAACTTCACAGGACACAAAGGAAAACGCCGACTTTAAACTTGCTATAAATCTTTACAATGAGGGTTTCTACGACCTTGCCATTTCACAACTTAAAAAATTCATTGACTCATACCCCAACAGCCCACAAACTCCCGAAGCTCAATTTTATCTTGGTATGTCCTACTTTAAACTACGAAAATTTGAAGACGCCCAAATCATATTTCAGAATTTCGCCCTCTCAAAAACTTCACACCCAAGAGCAATTGAAGCCCTTTGGAAATCCGCCGAATGTTTTGTTGAAATGAAAAAATATAAAGAAGCAGGTTCAGCTTTTGAAAGAATAAAACTTTTTTACCCCAAAAGCCAACTTGCATCAAAAGCACTGATTGAATCAGCAAAATATTTTGAACTCGCAAACGATTTACAAAACACGAAAAAAGTTTTACTCGCACTTATACAGGAATACCCAGAAAGCGAGTATCTTTACATTGCAAGATTTAAATTCGCAGAAATTTTAACTAAAGAAGGAAACCTTGAAAGAGCACTGATTGAATACAGAAAAATCTCAAACGAAGTTGATGATAAAAATTTAAAATTCAAAGCAAATCTCAACATCGCAAAGATAAACGCAACCCTTGGTAAAACCGAAGAGGCAGAAAAACAACTTACTCAAATCATATCCCAAAGCGGGCTTAACCCCGAGGTAATAGCATCAGCATACTTTGAACTTGGGAAAATTCAAGCAGAATTCGGTGAATATGAAAATGCGATAAATTACATGCTGAACGCTCAATCCACACTCTCAACCGCTACTCAATCAGACGATGTTAAAAACCTAAAGCAAAAAATCCTTCTACAACTTGCAAATTATTATTTCAACACAGCCAATTATCAAAACGCTATAAAATCTTATACAGACCTTCTTAATTCAATATCCGAATCCGAAACAAATCCCGAACTTTACTTCAATATCGCAACCGCTTTTGATAAAATTTTAAACTATCAAAAAGCAAACGAGTTTTATCTTAAGGTCATAAATTTTGATACAACTACATCCAGAAAATCACTCGCACTGCTTAATCTTGCAAATAATTCCGTTCGCATCGGTGATTATGAAAAGGCAATTGAATTTTATAAAAAATATGTTGAACTATTCCCAACAAGTGATCTTCTCCCCGAAGTTCTATTTAAACTTGCTACTCTCTACGAAGAAAAACTCAAGGATTACAAAAAAGCAATTTTTTATTACACCGACCTTTTAAATCGCTTCCCGAAAGATAAATATGCCGACGAAGCAACCTATCACATTGGGCTATGTTATATCAAACTTGGTGAAATTGAAGAGGCAATTTCAACATTTGAAACCCTGCTCAAAAACTACACCTCATCCGAGTTATATGATGATGCTTTGGATAAAGTTGAAATGTTGAAAAGATTTCAAATAACTGATCAAACCAATCACACAACATCAATAGCAGAACTTATCGGAGACATTTTAACGAATAAACCCAGAAACGAAATAATCCTCAAACTTGCTGACCTTTACAATTTGATATTAAAAGATTACTCAAACGCACTTAAATACTACGACCTCGCTCTTTCCGAAGGAAACTTTGACGCCCAAACTCAATACCTTATAAAATATAAGAAAGCAAACTGCGCTTACAATCTTTTCATTGAAAACAAAATAAAATCCGACTCCGCAATAAGTGTAATTCAAAGTTTTTTGAACTTTAAGCCACAAATTGATCCCCAAAAAACTGATACCGCTGTCTTTTACCTGTATAAAACTTTAACCCATGGATTGAGCCAAGACAGCAAAAGAAAAATTGCTGAAGATTTTAAAAGCAAGTATCCAGAGTCTAAATTTTACGGCATATTTGTGATTGATATTTTAAACTTTCACTTTGCAAACGGTAACTGGAACGAGGTTATAAAAATTGCAACTGATAACCTCAACAAACTTAATCAAAACCAAATCTCGGGAGTCCTTTTCAAAAGGGCTTATGGATATTACAAAATTGGTGAAAAACAAAAATCGCTTTCGGATATTGCTTTTCTCTTACAGAGATATTCCCCATCTCCTTATGATGCAAGGGCACTTGACCTTAAGGCACAAATTTACAGGGAGTTGAAAAGTTACGCTGAAGCAATAAATGTTTTGCGTGAAATTGAACAAAATTTATTCTACACAGATATCGCAAAAGATGTCAAACTTAAAATTGCGGATATCTACTTTGAATCAGGGGATTACTTGAAGGCAATAGATGAATACAAAAGATATATTTCCACTGACAAAGTCATAGAGTTTGAAAGAGAGCCAGAGGTTATATTTAAAATTGCGACCGCATATCAAAAACTTGGTGATCTATCAAGCGCAAAAAGATATTACAAACTTTATCTTGCAACCCCGAAGCCAGCCCCCGGGATAAAACTTGAAGCAATGCTACCACATACAGGCGAAGTTTACTATGCACTCGGAAATATCTATAAAACAGAGGGAATAAACGAAAAAGCGGTTTATTATTTTGAAAAAGTTGGAAAATTTAACGCCACCCTTGGAAAGAGAACAATGCTTGAATCTGCGGATCTGCTTTTTGAGGAAGAGAAATATGATGAAGCGCTCAAAAGATATACAGAAGCACTAAAAAACGCAGAAAATGACACCGATAGAATTACAATTCAATCAAAAATTATCATCTGCTACTTCAGAATGAACGACATTGATAGAGCAAATAAATCAATAAATTCATTCAAACAAACATTCTTGAAATTTGACATTAAAAATTATCTTGCCGAATTTCAAATTGAATTCGGTGGTTATTACTTCAGAAACAAAGATTTCACAAATGCAAAAAAAGTTTTTGACGATGTAATAAAGAATTACCCAGACTCAAGATTTTCACATCTTGCACACTACTGGCTTGCAAAAATTGATGAATACAACGGAAACATATCATCTGCAACAAAAACATTGCTTGAACTCAACAAGAAACCACTGGATAGAGAAACAAAATTGCGTGTTAATCTTTCGCTTGGAAACATTTACTTTAAACTTGAAAAATATGACTCCGCAACAATTTACTATAGATTTGTCGTTGAAAGCGCAGAAAAACCACAGATTTTGCAATCCGCCATGAATAATTTGCTCGCATGTTATGAAGAGCTCGGATATTACGAACTCGTTATAGAACTCGCAAGAAAATACATTGAAAAATTTCCAAACGCCGAAGATATAACCGATAAAAGAATAAAGATTGGAGTAATGTATGAAATGCTTGGTAATTATGACCTCGCATTAACTCATTTTCAAAAATTACTTGAAGAAGCAGATAAAGACCTTGAAGCCGAACTTCACTACTACATTGGTGAAGTCCTCTATTACAAGGGAGAATATGAACAAGCAATACTTGAATTTTTAAAAGTCCCATACCTTGTTACGAAGAAAACAAAGATTGATTGGACTGCGAACGCATTTTATATGGCTGGGCAATCATATGAAAAGATGAAAAAATATGAACAAGCAATTAACATGTATCAGCAAATTATTGACCGACCTGGGATTGATCCAATTTTCAAGGCAGGAGCTCAGAAAGAAATTGAAAGAGTAAGGTCAATTTTAAAACAGTGATCTTTTGACGATTTTAACTCAATTTTACAATAAAATTTGGATTAAAAAATGTTTGAGAGAGAAGTTGAAAACATAAAACAGAAAATCTTGTCCCGTGCATCTGGAAAGGAAAAAATCTCATTCACAGAGATAATGAGCTGGGATATACCACAATCCGTGAAAGATTATTTTAACATCTATGCTGAGAGAATCTTGAGCGAGGAGGTTTTAAACTCGCTTTATTCAAAGAGATTTGACCAAGATAATCCCGACTTCATCTCAGCACGAAAAAAATTAGTCGGCACGCTTAAAAATGCTCTCCTACTTACCTATTCGGAATTTGAAAACGCCGCTGATAAAGCATCAAGATTTGCACTTAATTTTGTACTAAGACCGGAATGGACGCTTGTGAAGATAATTTTCAAAAATGAGGATATGAAAACAACAGAACAAATAATTGACTCACTTTCAAATCTGAACGAATATACATACTACAAAAGGTTAATAACAAAAATTCTGGAAAAACATACATCAAACGAGATAAAGATTGACTTATTCAAACGAATGCTCCGCAAAATTGATGAAGAGGTATTGAAAAATGTTTCAATAAAAGATTTGCTCTCAATAGTGGAGCCAGTTTTTAATTTCTTCAAATTTGCAAACGATCTAAACTCCGTTCCAGCAGAAGCTTTGATAATCTACTACAACGATAAAGGAATTGAAAACATTGTTAAAGAGATTGAACTTGAAAGAGATCTTCACGGAAGGGCAAAATTTACGATGTCAGATCTTGAGATCATCTTGAAAAGAGTTTTAAAACCATCAACCGTTGAGCAAGAATTCACCACACTTACAGAAACATCAACTACAGAAGGAAAAACTGAACTTGTTGAAGCTAAACTTGAAGAGAAAGGGGAAATTGAACCTGTTGAGCTAGAATCAGCGCCCAAGCTGGAAGTGAAATTACCCGACCTTAACACATTGATTGACGAAAAAAGCAAAGAGAAATTCATAAAGAAAATCTTCAAACGGAACGAAGAAAAATTTTTTGAAGCGATAGACAAATTAAACTCAATCAACAGTTGGAAAGAAGCTTCAGCATTTATTGATTCAATTTTT from Candidatus Kryptobacter tengchongensis includes the following:
- a CDS encoding Tetratricopeptide repeat-containing protein, with translation MRKAWALLPMLILIFSLSTSQDTKENADFKLAINLYNEGFYDLAISQLKKFIDSYPNSPQTPEAQFYLGMSYFKLRKFEDAQIIFQNFALSKTSHPRAIEALWKSAECFVEMKKYKEAGSAFERIKLFYPKSQLASKALIESAKYFELANDLQNTKKVLLALIQEYPESEYLYIARFKFAEILTKEGNLERALIEYRKISNEVDDKNLKFKANLNIAKINATLGKTEEAEKQLTQIISQSGLNPEVIASAYFELGKIQAEFGEYENAINYMLNAQSTLSTATQSDDVKNLKQKILLQLANYYFNTANYQNAIKSYTDLLNSISESETNPELYFNIATAFDKILNYQKANEFYLKVINFDTTTSRKSLALLNLANNSVRIGDYEKAIEFYKKYVELFPTSDLLPEVLFKLATLYEEKLKDYKKAIFYYTDLLNRFPKDKYADEATYHIGLCYIKLGEIEEAISTFETLLKNYTSSELYDDALDKVEMLKRFQITDQTNHTTSIAELIGDILTNKPRNEIILKLADLYNLILKDYSNALKYYDLALSEGNFDAQTQYLIKYKKANCAYNLFIENKIKSDSAISVIQSFLNFKPQIDPQKTDTAVFYLYKTLTHGLSQDSKRKIAEDFKSKYPESKFYGIFVIDILNFHFANGNWNEVIKIATDNLNKLNQNQISGVLFKRAYGYYKIGEKQKSLSDIAFLLQRYSPSPYDARALDLKAQIYRELKSYAEAINVLREIEQNLFYTDIAKDVKLKIADIYFESGDYLKAIDEYKRYISTDKVIEFEREPEVIFKIATAYQKLGDLSSAKRYYKLYLATPKPAPGIKLEAMLPHTGEVYYALGNIYKTEGINEKAVYYFEKVGKFNATLGKRTMLESADLLFEEEKYDEALKRYTEALKNAENDTDRITIQSKIIICYFRMNDIDRANKSINSFKQTFLKFDIKNYLAEFQIEFGGYYFRNKDFTNAKKVFDDVIKNYPDSRFSHLAHYWLAKIDEYNGNISSATKTLLELNKKPLDRETKLRVNLSLGNIYFKLEKYDSATIYYRFVVESAEKPQILQSAMNNLLACYEELGYYELVIELARKYIEKFPNAEDITDKRIKIGVMYEMLGNYDLALTHFQKLLEEADKDLEAELHYYIGEVLYYKGEYEQAILEFLKVPYLVTKKTKIDWTANAFYMAGQSYEKMKKYEQAINMYQQIIDRPGIDPIFKAGAQKEIERVRSILKQ
- a CDS encoding Response regulator receiver domain-containing protein, translated to MKKVLVVDADESMRNLLVKFLIREGFEVSSAVSGREMMEKMAQDKFDIVIIDENIYKQNQFDVKMIMNELMPKAKIIYIAPFYALSENLEIEDERVIKCGEKLFRISELKNLISEFKSLST
- a CDS encoding formate dehydrogenase, gamma subunit → MIRKLSIFSILSVIFILKLSAQTNADCFACHEDKTLIMEKGGRVISLYINSNEFNKSLHGSLNCVDCHEQFNPEEIPHKEKIEPVNCSNCHLDEVSSFKSSKHFGKINCISCHGNAHKIVKVSRADFTKQCSSCHKKEFEDYKISAHFSFKNGADCISCHGYHSIKFASSDVCIKCHSDKKIVHKYQEFVLKYKESIHAQYINCSDCHTGHKVLNARDPNSTVARANVGKTCEKCHEGIAKDYFESEHGKAFVSGFEAAPSCVDCHGEHDIMKVTSGKSKISRANEIEVCLKCHLDNPDVRSRMTHVSSFIASYENSVHGRLFKAGNQDVAVCSDCHGAHEMMKASNPNSKVYKLNITSTCGRCHTKISDEFRESIHGLALAKGNFDSPACTDCHGEHLILEPTDPRSPVAPKNVALQLCSKCHASVKLAEKYGIPADKFKTFTDSYHGLNVRLGNVEAANCASCHGVHDILPSSDPRSRINKVNLVKTCGQCHPGANENFTKGKIHVTVASSDDKIIYWVSTIYIVLIVSIVGSMFVHNLLDWIRKTIDKYKQRHAKMSHPANELPRKTNLYLRMTLEERIQHLALVVSFFTLVITGFMLAFPDAWWVAAIRNIGGEAVFKYRGLIHRIAAIVLVIDSIYHLYYIIFTRRGREFIRDIMFRMQDLRDMVQVLKYNLGLSKEKPKFGRFNYIEKSEYWALIWGTVVMTVTGVVLWFENHFMGWLSKTFVDVCNTIHYFEAWLAFLAIIVWHIYYVIFNPDVYPMNFAWITGYLTEEEMEKEHPLELEKIKLQEIKKGEFV
- a CDS encoding Rubrerythrin, with the translated sequence MNCEEKEIKNIMIEILKVAIEREKDSFDYYYSASLKACEPSIQKFLLELAEMEKEHRRLLEEKLKELEAEVSILNGIRSSFEYYE